In one Longimicrobium sp. genomic region, the following are encoded:
- a CDS encoding restriction endonuclease subunit S yields the protein MPELKPGWRRVKFGEVVRQVKNRADPETSGLERFVAGEHMDSDNLKIRHWGNIRDGYLGPAFHMRFRPGQVLYGSRRTYLRKVALADFEGICANTTFVLESADPELLLPELLPFVLQTEGFHAHSKRESKGSVNPYVNFSDLAWYEFELPPQVEQHRLARALASAEGAIQMLTNAAESTLVAAQAFSGEMFRGNSRADMVPHPRLERVAAGWDVRTIGELVESSQYGLSTAPEPTGDFPILRMMNLVDGLAVENDIRFVNLTDDLFQNYRLDHGDVLFNRTNSIDLVGRTGVYTLAGDHVFASYLIRLRVNRDVISPEYLTEYLNGPLGRQQVLSFATKGVSQANVNASNLAKVLIPLPPRDVQDRIVADLGKIKSAGRGLRGRVEVAERLKAILMRELDQSEAG from the coding sequence GTGCCTGAGCTCAAGCCGGGATGGCGCCGAGTGAAGTTCGGCGAGGTGGTGCGCCAAGTGAAGAATCGCGCAGATCCGGAAACATCTGGCCTGGAACGTTTCGTCGCGGGTGAGCACATGGACAGCGACAACCTGAAGATCCGGCACTGGGGGAACATCAGGGACGGCTATCTCGGGCCGGCGTTCCACATGCGCTTCCGGCCAGGCCAGGTTCTGTACGGATCGCGGCGGACCTATCTGCGAAAGGTCGCGCTGGCAGACTTCGAGGGGATCTGCGCGAACACTACGTTCGTTCTGGAGTCCGCTGACCCGGAACTGCTCCTGCCCGAGCTGCTGCCGTTTGTCCTGCAAACTGAGGGGTTTCACGCGCACTCCAAGCGCGAGTCGAAGGGGTCGGTCAACCCGTACGTTAACTTCTCGGACCTGGCTTGGTACGAATTCGAGTTGCCGCCTCAGGTTGAGCAGCATCGGCTCGCGCGCGCTCTCGCGTCGGCTGAAGGAGCGATCCAGATGCTGACGAATGCGGCGGAAAGCACGCTCGTCGCGGCTCAGGCATTCTCTGGGGAGATGTTCCGTGGTAATAGCCGCGCTGACATGGTGCCGCACCCCCGTTTGGAAAGAGTGGCGGCAGGGTGGGATGTCCGGACGATCGGGGAACTCGTCGAGAGCAGCCAATACGGCCTGTCGACAGCGCCTGAACCAACTGGAGATTTCCCGATTCTACGTATGATGAACCTCGTGGACGGCCTCGCCGTCGAAAACGACATCCGCTTCGTGAATCTTACGGACGATCTCTTCCAGAACTATCGCTTGGACCACGGTGACGTTCTGTTCAACCGGACGAATAGTATCGACCTTGTCGGACGCACCGGAGTGTACACCCTAGCCGGCGATCATGTGTTTGCATCCTACCTGATCCGATTGCGGGTGAACCGAGATGTCATTTCCCCGGAGTATCTGACCGAGTACTTGAACGGCCCCCTCGGCCGACAGCAGGTGCTGTCGTTTGCGACCAAGGGTGTCAGCCAGGCCAACGTCAATGCGTCCAACCTCGCGAAAGTCCTAATTCCCCTCCCGCCGCGAGACGTTCAGGATCGTATTGTCGCCGATCTGGGGAAGATCAAGTCGGCGGGCCGGGGTCTCAGGGGGAGAGTGGAAGTCGCCGAACGGCTGAAGGCAATTCTAATGCGGGAACTCGATCAGAGCGAAGCAGGATGA